The following proteins are encoded in a genomic region of Sorangiineae bacterium MSr12523:
- a CDS encoding DUF308 domain-containing protein produces MVALLRCDRLTLGALVMLFGVYALVDGSLAFAAAPQRRATEGEGRIEGFLGMAFGLFTIWAELSLSMFVHVVAVWAILTGVLELAAIVRLRGRSPGELSLGFAALGAIPLGVTLLVWPSEMAPLAIVALLGCYALLFGGSMLVLAFQLRKLTMHFHSRMASRGDPAIDEVAARARRARGDRCAPLAVAPKTS; encoded by the coding sequence GTGGTCGCGTTGCTCCGGTGCGATCGCCTCACCCTCGGCGCGCTCGTCATGCTCTTTGGCGTGTACGCGCTCGTCGACGGGAGCCTCGCCTTCGCGGCGGCTCCGCAACGCCGTGCAACGGAGGGTGAGGGGCGCATCGAAGGGTTTCTCGGGATGGCCTTTGGATTGTTCACCATCTGGGCCGAATTGAGCTTATCGATGTTCGTCCACGTCGTTGCAGTCTGGGCCATCCTCACCGGAGTTCTCGAGTTGGCTGCCATTGTTCGCCTGCGCGGTCGGAGCCCGGGCGAGCTGTCGCTTGGCTTCGCCGCGTTGGGAGCCATCCCGCTCGGCGTGACGTTGCTCGTTTGGCCTAGCGAGATGGCTCCTTTGGCCATCGTGGCCTTGCTAGGTTGCTACGCGCTGCTCTTTGGAGGATCGATGCTCGTGCTTGCGTTTCAGCTTCGCAAACTCACGATGCACTTTCATTCGCGTATGGCATCAAGAGGCGACCCAGCGATCGACGAAGTGGCCGCCCGCGCGAGGCGCGCTAGAGGGGATCGCTGCGCTCCTCTCGCGGTGGCGCCAAAGACAAGCTAG
- a CDS encoding universal stress protein — protein sequence MNAGIHSIAQILVPTDFGDAANQALTLAITLASRFDAAITLLHTCAVPVSRPMDDVAGAVHGELDAVLAGARERYARIEAVLAWGEPWQEILEGSRACRAELIVMGTHGRRGFSRVLLGSVAEKVVRLSPIPVVTVCGNEAREAKALSFVPVAMKRRGESVVPSPPMRMSASMPRDFKRSTMARPSPAYRTDRARA from the coding sequence ATGAACGCTGGTATCCACTCGATTGCGCAAATCCTCGTTCCGACGGACTTCGGCGATGCGGCGAACCAGGCGCTCACCCTCGCCATTACGCTCGCATCGCGCTTCGATGCGGCCATCACGCTCCTTCACACGTGCGCCGTTCCAGTCTCGCGTCCCATGGACGACGTGGCCGGGGCCGTGCACGGCGAGCTCGATGCGGTGCTCGCCGGGGCCCGTGAGCGGTATGCGAGAATCGAGGCCGTGCTCGCGTGGGGCGAGCCCTGGCAGGAAATCCTCGAGGGGAGCAGGGCCTGCCGTGCGGAGCTCATCGTGATGGGAACGCACGGGCGGCGCGGCTTCTCGCGGGTCCTCCTCGGGAGCGTCGCCGAGAAGGTCGTGCGCCTCTCGCCGATCCCCGTCGTTACCGTTTGCGGCAACGAGGCTCGCGAAGCAAAGGCGCTAAGCTTCGTGCCCGTCGCCATGAAGCGCCGCGGCGAAAGCGTCGTTCCATCTCCGCCAATGAGAATGAGCGCCTCGATGCCGAGGGATTTCAAGCGATC